One Candidatus Dependentiae bacterium genomic window, ACGAGCTTGACCGTAAGGACAAGTGATGTGGATCAAGGAAGTGAGCATGTTGGTATTAGTAACGAAAAAACAGGTGAGATTCCTGTTCGCCGAAAATCTAAGGATTCCGTGAGATCGGTTCATCCACTCAGGGTTAGTCGATATCCTAAGCCGAGGCCAATTGGAGTAGGCGATGGAAAGCAGGCTAAAAATTCCTGCACCACCTAATGACGTTTGAGCGATGGAGTGACGCAGGAGGGTAAGTTGACTTGGCGTATGGATTGCCAAGCTAAGCGCAAAGGATAGCTTCATAGGTAAATCCGTGAGGTGTTTCTGAAGCGTTATGGGTATGCCAATTCGTAAGAAAAGGCGTATTTGACTGATCCCACACTGACTAGAAAAGCTTCTAGCGAGTCAAAGGGTGATCGTACCGCAAACCGACACAGGTAGATAGGTTGAGAATACTAAGGCGTTGAGATAATTATCATTAAGGAACTCGGCAAAATTGCCCCGTAACTTCGGGAGAAGGGGTGCCTGCATTGTTACTAAAATTTATTTTGGAAAGCAAAGGCAGGTTACAATAAATAGGCCCAACCGACTGTTTAACAAAAACACAGGGCTCTGCAAACTCGTAAGAGGAAGTATAGAGTCTGACGCCTGCCCAGTGCTGGAAGGTTAATAGGAGGGGTTAGCTTCGGCGAAGCTCCGATTTGAAGCCCCAGTAAACGGCGGCCGTAACTATAACGGTCCTAAGGTAGCGAAGTACCTTGTCGGGTAAATTCCGACGCGCATGAATGGCGTAACGAGTTGGGCGCTGTCTTGATGATAAACTCAGTGAATTTGTAGTGCCGGTGAAAATGCCGGCTACCCGCGGCAGGACGGAAAGACCCCGTGCACCTTTACTATAACTTGACATTGATTTTTGGATTGGTTTGTGTAGGATAGGCGGGAGACTATGAAGTCAGGGTGCTAGCTCTGATGGAGTCATCCTTGAAATACCGCCCTTATTGATTTGAAAATCTAACTTCGTTCCGTAATCCGGACGAAAGACAGTGTCTGGTGGGTAGTTTGACTGGGGTGGTCGCCTCCCAAAATGTAACGGAGGCGTTCAAAGGTTCCCTCATGACGAATAGAAATCGTCGGTAGAGTGTAAAGACAAAAGGGAGCTTGACTGCGAGACATACAGGTCGAGCAGGTGCGAAAGCAGGACTTAGTGATCCAGTGGTTCTGAATGGAAGGGCCATTGCTAAACGGATAAAAGGTACGCCGGGGATAACAGGCTGATCTCCTCTAAGAGTCCACATCGACGAGGAGGTTTGGCACCTCGATGTCGGCTCATCGCATCCTGGGGCTGAAGAAGGTCCCAAGGGTTTGGCTGTTCGCCAATTAAAGCGGTACGCGAGCTGGGTTCAGAACGTCGTAAGACAGTTCGGTCCTTATCCGCCGTGGGCGTAGGGTATTTGAGAGGGGCTGTCCCTAGTACGAGAGGACCGGGATGGGCAAATCTCTAGTGTTCCAGTTGTTTACCAAAAGCAACGCTGGGTAGCTAAATTTGTTAGAGATAACCGCTGAAAGCATCTAAGTGGGAAACTCGCCTCAAGATAAGATACCCCGTATTTTAATACGTAAGATCCCTTGAAGACTACAAGGTTGATAGGCTGGATGTGTACGTGCAGTAATGCACTTAGCTAACCAGTACTAATAGATCGAGAGTTTTAATCGCGAACTTTTAAAAATTTCGCAACTTTTGACAGATGTTAAAGGTTTATTTACAAATATTTCAATCACAAGTTGAAATTATAGATAATTTTGATACAATAATACTTTAAATTTTATAAGTAATGTATCGATTTATCGATTGAAATTTTCTGGTGGATATAGCTGTGGGGCAACACCCGTTCCCATCTCGAATACGGAAGTAAAGTCCACAGCGCCGATAATACTTGGCTGGAGACGGCCCGGAAAAGCAGGTACTGCCAGATTTATTTTAAAAAGGAATCTCATTTTTATGAGGTTCCTTTTTTTATGCTTTTTTTTATATACACAAAAGATATTTTTTTATAAATAAATTTTATTTTTGTTCTGAATTATTGTTGGTAGGTTGTATTATCTGATATGGTTTCATTTTTTACTATGCTGTAAGGGGCAATTTTACAATATTTTCCAATTGTTGTATTGCCTAGTATGTGTGCGCCTGCACCAATTTCTGTTCCGGCCCCAATGGTTACATTAACATCAACGCGTATGGTGTCAGGCAAATAGAACCGTACACCGCGTATCATCCAGTGTTCGATAATTTCTTGTTGTTTTATTTGTTCAGCGATAACAAGTTCTTTGAGAGTATTAACGCCACGTACAGGATCAAAGGGTACTTCTAAAGTAGTAACTGGTAATTTGTTATTACTTGCAATATGTACAAGGTCTGTAATATAAAATTCAGAAGTTTGTTCATTTTGTTGAATAGTACTTAAAAAGTTTTCTAAAAAATCTCGTTGAATGATGTATAAACCAGCATTTACATAGGGATATTTATCAATATTACCGGTAAAATGTTTTGCTTCTACAATAGCAATTTCATTTTCATGTTGTATAATACGGCCAAGTGCAAGCGATTTATCAGTATTTGCTGCAATAAGGAAACTGATTACTGCATTGGTGTCCATATGTTTTTCTATTAATTGCGCAATAATATCAGGTGTAATAAGAGGCATATCGCCATTCATTACGAGAATGTTTTGTGAATTCCAGGTGTGTTGCGTGCACTGTAAAGCATGTCCGGTTCCTTTTTGTTGTTCTTGTATAACGTAGGTAATATTTTGTATGCCGACTGATGTAATTGCCTGTTTAACTAGCTCTCGTTGATGGCCAATCACTACAATAGTTGGAATATTTAATTGTTCAAGTACGCGTAATGGGTAAGCAATCATTGGTTGCCCGCAAATTGGTGCAATTTGTTTGGTAATACCTGTTTTAAAACGTGACCCTTCACCACCTGCAAGTACGATGGCTTGGGTATTGTTTATCGTAGGCCGAGTAAATTGTGAAAGTAATAATAAGTTGAGATAGATATATTTTTTCATAAAGATCTCCTTTTTTTGTTATGATTAAAAAATAAAGGTGCGATAAATTTAAATTATCGCACCTTTATTTTTTAACAATATTTTTTATGTTTGATTATTATGATAGTTGTATGACATCTTTTTAAAAATGAATTAAAGATACCAGGCGGTAGTTTAGAAAATTATAGAAACAATGGAAAGAAAGTTAGATTAACTATCTTTCTTTCCAGCGTGTGATGTTATGAATAAATTTTTGTAGTTTACCATACGGTGGATACCGTAAATTATTATCAAACCATAATGATTTCTTGAATATTGATTTTTGATTGGAGAAAATATCAAAGCTTGCTTTGCCATGGTATCGGCCAAACCCACTTAAACCAGTACCGCCAAAAGGTAAGTAGCTTGAAGCAGCTTGCAAAATTGTGTCATTAATACCAACATTACCGGATGAGGTTGATTGTATAATTTTGTTGTGTATTTTTTTATTGCGGGAAAATATATACAAAGCTATTGGTTTTGATTTGTTATTGATAAAGCTGATTGCTTCATCAATATGTTCATAGGTAATGATGGGTAAAAGTGGTCCAAATATTTCTTCTTGCATGAGCGAACCTGTTAAATCAACATTATCCAAAAGTGTGGGTTCTATATATAAATCTTTGCGATCATATTGCCCACCCGTCAGTATACTCCCTTGTGTGAGTAATGGTACAAGACGATCAAAATGTCGTTCATCTATAATGCGAGCATAATCAGAACTTGTTTGCGGATTATCACCAAAAAATTGTGTAATTGTTTTCTTGATGTGATCAATAAGAGCATATTTTTGTGAGATATGAACCAATGCATAATCAGGTGCAACACAATTTTGCCCCGCATTTAAAAATTTTCCCCATGCTAGGCGTTGGGCGGTCTGTGGTATGTGTGCATCACTATGCACTATGCATGGACTTTTGCCACCAAGTTCTAAGGTGAGTGGTGTTAGGTGTTTTGCCGCTGCTTGCATAACAAATTGTCCCACACGAGTACTTCCAGTAAAAAAAATGTAATCAAACTTTTGTTCAAGTAATTCCTGTCCCACATCTATGCCGCCTTGTACAATGCTCACATACGCAGGATCAAATAACTTACTGATGATAGTATTCATTATGCGTGTTGTGTGTGGCGCATGTTCGGATGGTTTAATCACAATACAATTACCTGCTGCAATTGCGCCAATAAGTGGTAAAAACGTTAATTGAAACGGATAGTTCCATGGAGAAATGATTAAGATAACGCCGTAAGGTTCTGGAACAATATAACTACGGGCAGGTTTGTAGAGCAAGGGTGTTGTAACTTTGTGTGGCTTTGCCCAACAATGAATATTTTTGAGTACATAATTAATTTCTTTGAGAACCACATAAAATTCACTACTATATGCATCAAATGGTGCTTTATGCAAATCAGCATATAGCGCTTCAAGTATACGTGATTCATATTTAATCAAAGTATTCTTAAGATTTGTCAGTTGTTTGATTCGCTCACATACACATTTGGTGATATTAGTTGCAAAAAAAGTATGTTGGTTTTCTATGAGTTCCTTAATATCATACTTCATTATTATTCTGTACTTTCGTGAATATTATCTATTTAATTTTTTGAACCAGAGCCACGCGATACATGCTATAACACATACATTGCTTATTGCATATACAAAAGAGAATGGATATGCATGGAATAAACCGTGTTGCAATGTGCGTAAACTTATCTGTGTACCAACAATAAGAGGGATTAAAGCAAGATCAAACCGTATGACTAAGAAGTATAACAGAGCTAAGGTTATGCCGAATGCCAATCCAAATGTTCCATACAAGATAAGATTGTCTGCGTATAATATACCGGCAAATAAAAATCCACCAGCACAAAGAATGAATGTGGATGAAAACTTTTTATGAATACCATATTGAGTATGGTAATTAACCAAAGTAGTGAGTAATAACCATAATGTAGTAAAACTAATAAATGGAATAAGTACATTGTATATTTGGGCGAACAGAGGTACAAATGTATTGAGCGGATCATAATCAGCCCATGTTGCTTTGACTGTTGGTAGAAGATACACAAAAATATTTTCTATGCAGGCAAGTAGAATGCCAAGAGATATACCAAGCAGAATAGTAGAAATATTTTTAGGTAGTTTATTTTTTGTTTTAACATAACTGACAAAGCTAATAGTTAGTGCAAAAACAATTGCTTTAATTAAGATGCCAATACCGAGTGAACCAAACGTAATAAATAATTGATTAAGCCATGGTTTGCTAGTAACTAATTTAACTATGATAGCTGGCCATGAATTTATAGTATTTATAGTTAATAAGCTCAAAATACCTATGAAGCAAAAAATAAAAAATGATGTAAATGGGTTAGTACTGAAAGTCAAAGAAAGTAATGCAATGGCCATGCCAATTATAAAAAACAAGTAGATTAATAATCCACTCAGTTGTGTAATGACATGTGTTATATTTTGTTTATTTTG contains:
- a CDS encoding aldehyde dehydrogenase — its product is MKYDIKELIENQHTFFATNITKCVCERIKQLTNLKNTLIKYESRILEALYADLHKAPFDAYSSEFYVVLKEINYVLKNIHCWAKPHKVTTPLLYKPARSYIVPEPYGVILIISPWNYPFQLTFLPLIGAIAAGNCIVIKPSEHAPHTTRIMNTIISKLFDPAYVSIVQGGIDVGQELLEQKFDYIFFTGSTRVGQFVMQAAAKHLTPLTLELGGKSPCIVHSDAHIPQTAQRLAWGKFLNAGQNCVAPDYALVHISQKYALIDHIKKTITQFFGDNPQTSSDYARIIDERHFDRLVPLLTQGSILTGGQYDRKDLYIEPTLLDNVDLTGSLMQEEIFGPLLPIITYEHIDEAISFINNKSKPIALYIFSRNKKIHNKIIQSTSSGNVGINDTILQAASSYLPFGGTGLSGFGRYHGKASFDIFSNQKSIFKKSLWFDNNLRYPPYGKLQKFIHNITRWKER
- a CDS encoding NTP transferase domain-containing protein, translating into MKKYIYLNLLLLSQFTRPTINNTQAIVLAGGEGSRFKTGITKQIAPICGQPMIAYPLRVLEQLNIPTIVVIGHQRELVKQAITSVGIQNITYVIQEQQKGTGHALQCTQHTWNSQNILVMNGDMPLITPDIIAQLIEKHMDTNAVISFLIAANTDKSLALGRIIQHENEIAIVEAKHFTGNIDKYPYVNAGLYIIQRDFLENFLSTIQQNEQTSEFYITDLVHIASNNKLPVTTLEVPFDPVRGVNTLKELVIAEQIKQQEIIEHWMIRGVRFYLPDTIRVDVNVTIGAGTEIGAGAHILGNTTIGKYCKIAPYSIVKNETISDNTTYQQ